From a region of the Paenibacillus sp. FSL R10-2734 genome:
- a CDS encoding translation factor GTPase family protein, with product MIQQQGLERINVGIFAHVDAGKTTTTEHILYESGRIRALGSVDSGTALTDSMDVERQRGISVRAALASLTWKDVQINLVDTPGHVDFLSEVERSLRVMDCAVLILSAVEGVQAQSEMIWNALRKLGIPTLIFMNKMDRVGADPEAVLAQARNYLSSDIIPVQQPVGKEQEYIGARDLWGNEASPAAQTELLEALAERDEDLLETYMSGNPIDLTAWKKYMKKASASGRFFPMVYGVAAKGLGITALLDAMVEYFPRAGGNVEGPVSGIVYNIQRDKSMGRMAFVRLYEGTIRNRDTVMNYTQDIQGKVTQIRKVEGGRTEDVGALEAGDIAVIYGLSGVRIGDVLGSPEAIPEEAKLAVPLLTVRVFWGTDMDDHKVIGAIQELADEDPLLDAQWLQDERELHIKVMGPIQLEILNSVLEERYGLKVTFGQPSVIYKETPASRGEGFIAYTMPKPCWAILRFLIEPGPPGSGLVYNSLVRSSDLLPQYQSETARRVPEALQQGLYGWEVTDLKVTLIEGQHHVWHTHPLDFAVATPMAIMDGLARVGTKLLEPILQVRIVVPEENGGRVMNDLVQMRGTFEPPVLQGERMIIEGRLPLATSLDYPVSLSSYTKGRSTFTSFFAGYEECPPEVSAERTRRGVNPLDQAKYILSVRKALQG from the coding sequence ATGATTCAGCAGCAGGGGTTGGAACGGATTAATGTGGGGATATTCGCCCATGTAGATGCCGGGAAGACGACGACAACGGAGCATATTTTATATGAAAGTGGTCGTATTCGAGCGCTCGGCAGTGTAGACAGTGGGACAGCATTGACGGATTCTATGGATGTGGAGCGGCAACGGGGGATATCAGTACGGGCGGCATTGGCTTCATTGACTTGGAAAGACGTGCAGATCAATCTCGTCGATACACCGGGTCACGTAGATTTTCTGTCTGAGGTCGAACGCTCTTTGCGAGTGATGGATTGTGCGGTGCTTATTTTGTCGGCGGTAGAAGGGGTACAAGCCCAAAGTGAGATGATCTGGAACGCACTGCGGAAGCTCGGAATTCCCACGCTGATTTTTATGAACAAAATGGACCGTGTAGGCGCTGACCCTGAAGCTGTGCTGGCGCAGGCGCGTAATTACTTATCTAGTGACATTATTCCAGTTCAACAGCCGGTGGGCAAAGAGCAGGAGTACATAGGGGCCAGAGATTTGTGGGGGAATGAAGCTAGTCCTGCTGCACAGACCGAATTGTTGGAAGCGTTAGCCGAACGGGATGAAGATCTGCTGGAGACGTATATGTCAGGCAATCCTATTGATCTTACAGCTTGGAAAAAATATATGAAGAAAGCTTCCGCTTCGGGACGCTTCTTCCCAATGGTCTATGGCGTCGCCGCCAAGGGGCTTGGCATTACTGCATTGCTGGATGCGATGGTTGAGTATTTTCCGCGAGCCGGTGGAAATGTTGAAGGTCCGGTATCCGGCATTGTATACAACATTCAGCGTGATAAAAGCATGGGACGGATGGCGTTTGTCCGCCTTTATGAAGGGACAATCCGTAACCGCGATACGGTGATGAACTACACGCAGGATATTCAGGGAAAAGTGACCCAGATCCGCAAGGTCGAAGGAGGTCGTACTGAGGATGTCGGAGCGCTTGAAGCGGGAGATATCGCTGTAATCTACGGTCTTTCAGGGGTACGAATCGGGGATGTGCTTGGGTCTCCGGAGGCGATTCCAGAGGAAGCAAAGCTTGCTGTGCCGCTGCTAACGGTGCGTGTATTCTGGGGAACCGATATGGATGACCATAAGGTTATCGGAGCGATTCAGGAGCTTGCCGATGAAGACCCGCTTTTGGATGCCCAGTGGCTGCAGGATGAGCGGGAGCTGCATATCAAAGTGATGGGACCTATTCAGTTGGAGATTCTGAACAGTGTTCTGGAGGAACGGTATGGACTCAAGGTTACTTTTGGTCAGCCTTCTGTCATTTATAAAGAAACGCCTGCTAGTAGGGGAGAAGGCTTTATTGCGTATACGATGCCGAAGCCATGCTGGGCGATTCTGCGGTTTCTGATTGAGCCAGGTCCTCCGGGTAGCGGACTGGTCTACAATTCGCTAGTTCGGAGTTCGGATTTGCTGCCGCAATATCAGAGTGAAACGGCACGTCGAGTGCCAGAAGCGTTGCAGCAGGGCTTGTATGGCTGGGAGGTTACCGATTTGAAAGTAACTCTGATTGAGGGCCAGCACCATGTGTGGCATACCCATCCGCTGGATTTTGCCGTAGCGACACCTATGGCGATTATGGATGGACTCGCCCGGGTAGGCACTAAGCTGCTGGAGCCGATTCTTCAGGTTCGCATCGTAGTCCCTGAGGAGAATGGCGGTCGTGTAATGAACGACCTCGTTCAGATGCGCGGCACGTTCGAACCGCCTGTGCTGCAAGGCGAACGGATGATTATCGAAGGGCGTTTGCCGCTGGCAACGTCGCTCGATTATCCTGTGAGCTTAAGCTCCTACACGAAGGGGCGTAGCACGTTTACTTCTTTTTTTGCCGGCTATGAAGAATGTCCACCAGAAGTATCCGCTGAACGTACCCGCCGAGGTGTGAATCCGCTGGATCAGGCAAAGTATATATTAAGCGTGCGCAAGGCATTGCAGGGTTAG
- a CDS encoding SDR family NAD(P)-dependent oxidoreductase: MKNKRLQDKVAVVTGAGSGIGKASAIRFAQHGAKVYMLDRTPEESYETKREIESIGGSATVIKCDVSNPDLVEESIRKVGDEVQKIDIIFANAGINGTWSPIETLDIEDWDQTMDTNLRSTFATVKYAIPHMKESGGSIIITSSINGNRVFSNIGASAYSSSKAGQVAFMKMAALELAQYGIRVNAVCPGSIDTKIGDNTDKSDDLQEVKIPVEFPEGNHPLENAPGKPEQVANLVLFLASDESFHVTGTEIFVDGAESLLRG; this comes from the coding sequence ATGAAAAATAAACGTTTGCAGGATAAAGTTGCAGTAGTTACTGGCGCAGGCTCAGGCATCGGAAAAGCTTCAGCCATACGGTTTGCCCAGCACGGTGCTAAGGTATATATGCTTGACCGCACCCCTGAGGAATCCTATGAGACTAAACGTGAGATTGAATCCATTGGAGGCTCAGCTACAGTAATTAAATGTGATGTATCCAATCCAGATCTTGTCGAAGAAAGTATTCGTAAGGTTGGGGATGAGGTCCAGAAGATTGATATTATTTTTGCTAATGCCGGAATTAATGGTACTTGGTCTCCTATCGAAACACTTGATATTGAAGATTGGGACCAGACGATGGATACCAACCTACGTAGTACCTTCGCCACAGTAAAATACGCCATCCCCCATATGAAAGAAAGTGGCGGCAGCATCATTATCACCAGCTCCATTAACGGAAATCGAGTATTCTCGAACATCGGCGCTTCTGCGTACTCATCTTCCAAAGCTGGGCAAGTCGCTTTTATGAAAATGGCTGCACTAGAACTAGCGCAATATGGCATACGCGTGAATGCGGTCTGTCCTGGATCGATTGACACTAAAATTGGGGATAATACAGATAAGAGCGATGATCTTCAGGAAGTGAAGATTCCTGTAGAATTTCCGGAGGGCAATCATCCACTGGAAAATGCGCCCGGTAAGCCTGAACAAGTAGCCAATCTAGTATTATTCCTCGCATCGGATGAGTCTTTTCATGTCACCGGAACTGAGATTTTTGTAGATGGTGCCGAATCATTACTGCGCGGTTAA
- a CDS encoding S-layer homology domain-containing protein, with protein MKKPLFISNAKKMTIACGILAASLSFGASAFAFSDLKGDPAEAKINSLHKDGIINGVNKDKFAPKSKVSFAQGIQFIVGGLNLKPVAGSSSSKASDYFDKVSDKAWYASAFVIAKQNGLSLDRTIDPNGTISRAQFAHLLTQALQSKGNFPVTLMYVDISDGDKLSNEVMNSLQILLNTHIATLDKNGKFRPNDAITRSEAAALTYDAAAFAKRVIVSNGSPTTPTYETEVTLTKAGEGVNKATLTVNNLPHPGYGLVIERIEFGKDKTAVIYFNVTAPDPGKMYAQVISKASVVTYLPEGYKAVAKSVSGSTSYSSSATQ; from the coding sequence ATGAAGAAACCATTATTTATAAGTAACGCCAAAAAAATGACGATAGCCTGCGGCATTCTGGCAGCAAGCCTGTCATTTGGAGCATCCGCTTTCGCTTTTTCGGATTTGAAAGGCGATCCTGCGGAAGCAAAAATTAACTCTCTGCATAAAGATGGGATTATTAACGGAGTAAACAAAGATAAGTTTGCCCCTAAATCTAAAGTAAGCTTTGCGCAAGGAATACAGTTCATCGTCGGTGGTCTGAATCTGAAGCCCGTGGCGGGTAGTAGCTCTTCCAAAGCTAGTGATTATTTTGATAAGGTGAGCGACAAAGCCTGGTACGCTTCAGCATTCGTGATTGCCAAGCAGAATGGTCTCTCACTCGATCGGACAATCGACCCTAATGGAACCATTTCACGCGCTCAGTTCGCCCATTTATTGACTCAGGCGCTACAGAGTAAAGGTAATTTCCCAGTTACCTTAATGTATGTAGACATTTCGGATGGCGATAAGCTTTCCAATGAGGTTATGAACAGTCTCCAGATCCTTCTGAATACACATATTGCCACGCTCGATAAGAACGGTAAATTCCGACCAAATGATGCAATTACTCGCTCAGAGGCTGCCGCTCTGACCTATGATGCAGCTGCTTTTGCCAAACGCGTAATTGTGTCTAATGGCAGTCCCACTACTCCAACCTATGAGACTGAGGTTACACTAACCAAAGCAGGGGAAGGGGTAAACAAAGCTACACTAACCGTTAACAACTTGCCACATCCGGGATATGGACTAGTGATTGAGCGAATCGAATTCGGCAAAGACAAGACCGCTGTAATTTACTTTAACGTGACCGCTCCTGACCCAGGAAAAATGTACGCACAGGTGATCTCAAAAGCATCTGTTGTCACTTATCTGCCAGAGGGATACAAAGCGGTCGCTAAATCGGTATCCGGATCTACATCTTATTCTTCTAGTGCCACGCAATAA
- a CDS encoding GIY-YIG nuclease family protein: protein MQAYTKTIKPILGEDGVTIDLSEKLKSLPLTPGVYLMKDGLGHIIYVGKAKQLKRRVKSYFQNSKSHSPKVKQLVRHIKDLDIILTDTEFEAFMLECKLIKEIKPMYNRKMKNPQAYTYIVIGANDKMRSLEITYDPPANQKGNQIWGPYTSRSTVERAVQGIKESSRILCSNPSFKNSLCLNHSLGLCIGMCAGGDAAIQYNAIIDRVIGLLNGTDASILEEMDQRMAVAAEQYDFETAAKYRDYIGAISFLIHKEKVIEFAEENQNIAILEAMNEQTLKLILLKGNRILSHTKLEYDQPDITHLQAVITSAIVDTFHGELDQVSAAISRHEIDEAQIIYSYLKSSSCSYIIVQEDWLSADNPSRLDIAVDELLRIFLNAAPAQSFN from the coding sequence TTGCAAGCTTATACTAAAACTATCAAACCAATCTTAGGAGAGGACGGGGTTACTATCGATTTATCAGAAAAACTAAAGAGCCTTCCCCTAACTCCCGGCGTTTATCTTATGAAGGATGGCCTCGGCCATATAATATATGTTGGCAAGGCAAAACAGTTGAAACGGAGAGTAAAATCCTATTTTCAAAACTCGAAATCTCATTCCCCAAAGGTAAAACAGCTCGTTCGACATATTAAAGATTTGGATATTATCCTTACAGATACCGAATTTGAAGCTTTTATGCTGGAGTGCAAATTAATTAAAGAGATCAAGCCCATGTACAATAGAAAAATGAAAAACCCACAGGCCTATACGTATATCGTAATAGGAGCAAATGACAAGATGCGTTCGTTAGAGATAACCTATGATCCTCCTGCTAATCAAAAAGGTAACCAGATTTGGGGTCCCTACACAAGCAGAAGTACTGTAGAACGAGCAGTCCAAGGCATCAAAGAAAGCTCAAGAATCCTTTGCAGCAACCCTAGCTTCAAAAATTCCTTATGCTTAAACCATTCGCTTGGCTTATGCATAGGGATGTGTGCAGGCGGCGATGCCGCCATTCAATATAATGCAATCATTGATAGAGTCATAGGCTTACTAAACGGAACGGATGCCAGCATCCTTGAAGAAATGGACCAGCGAATGGCAGTGGCTGCCGAACAATATGACTTCGAAACCGCCGCCAAATACAGGGACTATATTGGAGCCATCAGCTTCCTGATTCACAAAGAGAAGGTTATCGAATTTGCTGAAGAGAATCAGAATATCGCCATCCTTGAGGCCATGAATGAACAGACCCTCAAACTCATTCTGCTCAAGGGCAACCGCATCCTGTCGCATACTAAGCTCGAATATGATCAACCCGATATTACCCACCTGCAAGCCGTTATAACATCAGCGATTGTGGACACTTTCCACGGTGAACTCGATCAGGTTTCTGCAGCGATTAGCCGCCATGAAATTGACGAAGCACAAATTATATATAGCTATTTAAAAAGCAGCTCCTGCAGCTATATCATCGTTCAAGAGGATTGGCTTTCAGCCGACAATCCTTCCCGCCTGGACATTGCGGTGGACGAGCTGTTGCGGATCTTTTTAAATGCTGCTCCAGCCCAATCGTTTAATTAA
- a CDS encoding aspartate aminotransferase family protein produces MRDNHELKKEGDINFSPLRTEWMNQLSTVSVERIEADERAFMRQSMSTPCLNSIVDAEGCYITDVNGRKYLDFHGNSIHQIGYKNPYVTEAVKKQLEELPFIPRRFTADIAVKAAEALINKTTSKDYKVLFTPSGSAAVGLALKIARKWTGKHKVISMWESFHGAGLDTIAVGGEYVFKKDMGPQMPGMLKAIPFNGYRNLLGSHSHEAVATFCLDYVEYMIQHEGEIGAILLEPIRATDTHIPPISYFTRLRKICDEYGILLIFDEIPTALMRSGRFYVHQNFEIEPDILVLGKGLGGGVIPQAAVLTRTQYDCSADISLGHYTHEKPALGSAAICATIDYIDDLKLQEQCIRRSEFVRGKLESLQVKHACIGDVRIAGLLISIELVKSRESKEKNEELAERVLYYCLENGLSYKLAGGNCITWHPPLIVSEEQLTFAVNLLDEGLSRFS; encoded by the coding sequence ATGCGAGATAATCATGAACTGAAAAAAGAAGGCGACATCAACTTTAGCCCTTTGCGGACAGAGTGGATGAACCAGTTAAGCACTGTGAGTGTGGAGCGGATCGAAGCGGATGAGCGTGCTTTTATGCGACAATCCATGTCAACGCCGTGCTTGAACAGCATCGTGGATGCTGAGGGATGTTACATCACGGATGTAAATGGACGCAAATATCTCGATTTTCATGGAAATAGCATTCATCAGATTGGCTATAAGAATCCTTACGTAACAGAAGCAGTGAAAAAGCAGCTCGAAGAGCTACCGTTCATTCCAAGAAGATTCACAGCAGATATTGCGGTGAAAGCTGCAGAAGCCTTAATTAACAAAACGACCTCGAAGGACTATAAAGTATTGTTCACCCCCTCGGGGAGTGCAGCTGTAGGTCTGGCTCTAAAGATTGCTCGCAAATGGACGGGGAAACATAAGGTCATCTCCATGTGGGAGTCCTTTCATGGCGCAGGGCTGGATACGATTGCTGTCGGTGGGGAGTATGTGTTTAAAAAGGATATGGGCCCGCAGATGCCAGGCATGCTGAAAGCCATTCCTTTTAACGGGTACCGCAACCTGCTGGGAAGTCATTCCCATGAAGCAGTTGCTACCTTCTGCCTCGACTATGTGGAGTACATGATTCAGCATGAGGGTGAGATTGGGGCGATCTTACTTGAGCCTATTCGGGCGACGGATACGCATATCCCGCCTATATCCTATTTCACAAGATTAAGAAAAATATGTGATGAATATGGCATTCTGTTGATTTTTGATGAGATTCCAACAGCGCTGATGCGAAGCGGAAGGTTCTACGTCCATCAGAATTTTGAGATCGAACCGGATATCCTCGTGCTCGGAAAAGGGTTAGGTGGAGGAGTGATCCCGCAGGCGGCGGTGCTTACCAGAACGCAATATGATTGTTCGGCGGATATTTCTTTAGGTCACTACACCCATGAGAAGCCGGCGCTGGGCAGTGCGGCGATCTGTGCCACTATCGATTACATTGATGACTTGAAGCTGCAGGAACAGTGCATCAGGAGGTCTGAATTTGTAAGAGGCAAGCTTGAGTCTCTGCAGGTTAAACATGCTTGCATCGGTGATGTCCGTATCGCTGGACTACTGATCTCTATTGAACTTGTGAAGTCCAGAGAGAGTAAAGAGAAGAATGAGGAATTAGCTGAGCGAGTCCTGTATTATTGCTTGGAGAATGGTCTTTCTTATAAATTAGCAGGAGGGAACTGCATCACTTGGCATCCCCCGCTTATTGTATCTGAAGAGCAGTTAACGTTTGCTGTTAATCTTTTAGATGAAGGCTTGAGTAGATTTAGTTGA
- the phnX gene encoding phosphonoacetaldehyde hydrolase — protein sequence MNQIEGVILDWAGTAVDFGCFAPVNVFLDIFREAGIEVTMQEARAPMGMLKIDHIRAMLSMPRVAALWEAKFGRAFTEQDVENLYAEFEPALMASLSEYTDPIPEVIETMEVLRSQGLKIGSTTGYTQSMMDVVIPNAAGKGYQPDFVITPDGTHSLGRPYPYMIYHNMEALKLSAAWKVVKVGDTISDIQEGVNAGVWSVGVIIGSSEMGLSQEEFNALSDVEKETVISATQTSFIQNGADFTIQSMSELPQLIGRINVLISQGIRPYAR from the coding sequence ATGAATCAAATCGAAGGCGTAATTCTGGATTGGGCAGGAACAGCGGTAGATTTTGGATGCTTTGCACCGGTGAATGTGTTCCTTGATATTTTTCGGGAAGCGGGTATTGAAGTTACGATGCAGGAAGCAAGAGCACCTATGGGAATGCTGAAAATAGATCATATCCGTGCGATGTTATCCATGCCAAGAGTAGCTGCCTTGTGGGAAGCGAAATTTGGCAGAGCTTTTACTGAACAGGATGTAGAGAATCTGTATGCTGAATTTGAACCGGCCCTGATGGCATCCTTATCCGAATATACCGATCCGATTCCAGAGGTCATTGAGACCATGGAAGTGCTCAGAAGCCAAGGGCTAAAGATTGGTTCGACCACTGGTTATACTCAATCCATGATGGATGTTGTGATTCCGAATGCCGCTGGGAAGGGCTACCAACCGGATTTCGTAATCACCCCAGATGGCACTCATTCGCTGGGAAGACCTTATCCCTATATGATTTATCATAATATGGAAGCTTTAAAGCTATCGGCAGCATGGAAGGTTGTTAAGGTAGGCGATACGATTTCAGATATTCAAGAAGGCGTTAATGCAGGCGTCTGGTCCGTAGGGGTAATCATTGGAAGCTCTGAAATGGGATTAAGCCAGGAGGAATTTAATGCACTTTCAGACGTGGAGAAGGAAACGGTGATCTCTGCTACACAAACCTCGTTTATACAAAACGGGGCAGACTTCACGATTCAATCGATGAGTGAGCTGCCTCAGCTGATTGGGCGAATCAATGTCCTGATTTCTCAAGGAATCAGACCTTATGCGAGATAA
- the phnW gene encoding 2-aminoethylphosphonate--pyruvate transaminase, which yields MNNYKLLTPGPLTTTNTVKEQMLFDRCTWDQDYKNITQQIRSSLLDLASATNEEYTAVLMQGSGTFAVESVLTTAISADDKLLIITNGAYGERIVQMAEYIGLHYRAHSAPYNEFPQEAEIRGILEEDPAITHIAMVHCETTTGILNPLEMISQLAKACDKTLIIDAMSSFGGIEINVPALGIDYLISSANKCIQGVPGFGFVIAKLDKLEACKGNARSLSLDLYDQWKAMNTDGKWRYTSPTHVVAAFARAIEELIQEGGIPARAARYQNNNRVLRERLERIGIHAYITDDKQSPIITTFLFPNESFSFEDFYEYVKNKGYVLYPGKLTEWDSFRIGNIGEIYEEDIQDLCNIIEAYMGGMAQ from the coding sequence ATGAACAACTATAAACTGCTGACACCAGGTCCATTGACAACTACTAACACGGTCAAAGAGCAAATGCTCTTTGACCGTTGTACTTGGGACCAGGACTATAAAAACATTACCCAACAGATCAGATCGAGCTTACTGGATTTAGCGAGTGCAACGAACGAAGAGTACACGGCCGTTCTAATGCAGGGCAGCGGTACGTTTGCAGTGGAATCTGTGCTGACTACGGCCATTTCAGCGGATGATAAGCTTCTGATTATTACAAATGGTGCCTACGGTGAACGTATCGTGCAAATGGCTGAGTATATCGGACTTCATTATCGTGCGCATAGTGCTCCATATAATGAATTCCCACAAGAAGCAGAGATTAGAGGAATTCTCGAAGAGGACCCAGCCATTACCCATATTGCAATGGTTCATTGCGAGACAACGACAGGAATTCTTAATCCGCTTGAAATGATTTCACAATTGGCAAAAGCCTGCGATAAAACTTTAATTATCGACGCGATGAGCAGCTTTGGCGGAATTGAAATTAATGTCCCTGCGCTTGGAATTGACTATTTAATCAGCAGCGCCAATAAATGTATTCAGGGTGTTCCGGGATTCGGGTTTGTCATTGCGAAGCTGGATAAGCTTGAAGCATGTAAAGGAAATGCACGCAGCCTATCGCTTGATTTATATGATCAATGGAAGGCGATGAACACGGATGGGAAATGGCGTTATACCTCTCCAACCCATGTAGTGGCTGCATTTGCGAGAGCGATTGAGGAACTGATCCAAGAAGGTGGCATTCCTGCAAGAGCAGCAAGATACCAGAACAATAACCGTGTATTGCGAGAGAGACTTGAGAGAATAGGAATCCATGCGTATATCACAGACGACAAGCAATCTCCTATTATAACCACTTTTCTTTTTCCGAATGAGTCATTCAGCTTTGAAGACTTCTATGAATATGTGAAAAACAAAGGGTATGTCCTTTATCCAGGCAAGCTGACAGAGTGGGATAGCTTCCGGATTGGAAATATTGGTGAGATTTACGAAGAAGATATTCAGGATTTATGCAACATTATCGAAGCATATATGGGAGGAATGGCACAATGA
- a CDS encoding extracellular solute-binding protein, with amino-acid sequence MSKRIKGFKGIILSIVALSLVFTLAGCGNKASGDASKVVILTNADEEAVASMETALKGAGYEGQYLFQSLGTSELGGKLMAEGDKIEANLITMSSYFVESAQEKHNMFKDLSFTTNALDSYPAYYTPILANTGAIFVNTAVLKDKGLTMPTTIKDLTKPEFKGLVSVPNIMDSSTAWLLVQAIISQYGEEEGKTVLHDLVANVGPHLESSGSGPIKKVKAGEVAAGFGLRHQAVLAKEEGAPIDYVDPTEGNFSLTESVAVVKKDDATTELAMKMAETIIKDARKDLITNYPVALYKDETVSDIHKPAHSMNFAKPLTVELLEQHQQFFKDAK; translated from the coding sequence ATGTCTAAGCGAATTAAGGGATTCAAGGGAATCATATTGTCTATTGTGGCTTTGAGTTTGGTGTTTACATTAGCAGGTTGTGGAAATAAAGCATCGGGCGATGCGAGTAAAGTAGTGATTTTGACCAATGCGGATGAAGAAGCTGTGGCCTCTATGGAGACTGCGTTAAAAGGGGCAGGGTACGAAGGTCAATATCTCTTTCAATCCTTGGGCACTTCTGAGCTGGGCGGAAAGCTGATGGCAGAGGGAGACAAAATTGAGGCTAACCTGATCACGATGAGCTCTTATTTTGTAGAAAGTGCGCAAGAGAAACACAACATGTTTAAAGATCTATCGTTCACGACTAACGCGCTAGATTCATATCCAGCCTACTATACGCCGATCTTGGCAAATACCGGTGCTATTTTTGTAAACACAGCGGTGCTTAAAGATAAAGGCTTGACGATGCCAACTACCATTAAAGATTTGACGAAACCAGAATTCAAAGGCTTGGTATCCGTTCCGAATATTATGGACTCCTCGACAGCTTGGTTGTTGGTGCAGGCGATTATTTCGCAATATGGGGAAGAGGAAGGTAAAACAGTTCTGCATGATTTGGTTGCTAATGTAGGCCCACATTTGGAGAGCTCCGGTTCCGGTCCGATTAAAAAGGTGAAGGCAGGAGAAGTGGCTGCAGGCTTTGGACTTCGTCATCAAGCGGTATTGGCTAAAGAAGAAGGCGCACCGATTGACTATGTAGATCCGACAGAAGGTAACTTCTCGCTTACAGAATCTGTAGCTGTGGTGAAAAAAGACGATGCAACGACAGAGCTGGCGATGAAAATGGCAGAAACGATTATTAAAGATGCTAGAAAAGACTTAATTACAAATTACCCAGTGGCTCTTTATAAAGATGAAACAGTTAGTGATATCCATAAACCTGCACACAGTATGAATTTTGCTAAGCCGTTGACTGTGGAATTGCTAGAGCAACATCAACAATTCTTTAAAGATGCGAAATAA
- a CDS encoding ABC transporter permease subunit, translating to MPKAKPEMRIIFIPIVLLFVVFLILPLAVLFIRSFETGQGYSVSNYLTILADQEIRESIGNSMKVSGVTALITTVLAFILAYSIHCTRIYRPLKSIIRTGILIPMLLPTITYGFAIMYSFGNQGLITKIFGRNLFEIYGFNGLLIGYVIYTLPSAFLLIHNSFKYIDKKFIVVSKLMGDGTMRSFMNTIVRPLWGTLGGAFVLSFILSFTDFGIPSSVGGTYNVVATQLYQVMLGAIPDFNNGAVIAVLMLIPAAFGVVLLTYLEKFNFHYDKVTEIEMIRNKGRDSVLGLISSVILIGLLAVFAVMFVAPLMNGYPYDLTFTFKHFVDVFQSSDLINVYKNSLLVAGLTAIVGTIVAYAAAIINVRTPIKGRAIFDILSMVTNTVPGMVLGLSYLLLFNNSSLKGTFAILVLCTLVHYFTTPYLMAKNSLAKMNPSWETTAELLGDSWLQTIRRVILPNSASTVIEMVSYYFINAMVTISGIIFLVTAQTSVVASKIKELQHFAKFNEVFVLSILIFCTNLIIKLLGDYLQKRQSNSR from the coding sequence ATGCCTAAAGCTAAGCCGGAAATGCGGATCATTTTTATCCCAATCGTATTGCTATTTGTTGTTTTTCTCATCTTACCACTGGCTGTTTTATTTATCCGCTCGTTTGAAACGGGCCAAGGTTATTCAGTATCCAATTATCTCACCATTTTGGCAGATCAAGAGATTCGAGAGTCCATCGGAAATAGTATGAAGGTCTCCGGTGTTACCGCACTGATCACGACTGTTCTGGCCTTTATTCTAGCCTATTCTATCCACTGTACAAGAATCTATCGCCCGTTAAAAAGCATCATTAGAACTGGAATCCTGATTCCCATGCTGCTGCCTACAATTACTTACGGGTTTGCAATAATGTATTCTTTTGGCAACCAAGGACTAATTACAAAAATCTTCGGACGAAATTTATTCGAGATTTACGGATTTAATGGACTGTTGATAGGCTATGTGATCTATACCTTACCTTCGGCTTTCCTGCTAATTCATAATTCGTTCAAGTACATTGATAAAAAATTTATCGTCGTATCCAAGCTTATGGGGGATGGGACGATGCGAAGCTTCATGAACACGATCGTTCGGCCTTTGTGGGGGACTCTGGGAGGGGCGTTTGTTCTTTCTTTTATCCTAAGCTTCACGGATTTTGGGATTCCTTCATCGGTGGGTGGGACATATAACGTGGTTGCCACTCAGTTGTATCAAGTCATGCTTGGGGCGATACCGGATTTCAACAATGGTGCTGTTATTGCGGTACTGATGTTAATACCGGCGGCGTTTGGGGTTGTGCTGTTAACGTATCTTGAAAAGTTCAATTTCCATTATGACAAGGTGACTGAAATCGAGATGATCCGGAATAAAGGCAGAGATTCGGTGCTTGGACTGATCTCATCGGTGATTCTAATAGGGCTACTGGCGGTGTTTGCTGTCATGTTCGTCGCACCACTGATGAATGGCTATCCTTATGATCTAACGTTTACGTTCAAGCATTTTGTGGATGTTTTTCAATCAAGCGATTTAATCAATGTATATAAAAATTCCTTGCTGGTAGCAGGACTGACGGCAATCGTAGGTACGATAGTGGCTTATGCTGCGGCTATCATCAATGTGCGAACGCCTATAAAAGGGAGAGCAATTTTTGACATCCTATCGATGGTAACGAACACTGTACCGGGCATGGTTCTTGGTCTGTCGTATTTACTTCTGTTCAATAACAGCAGCCTCAAGGGAACCTTCGCCATTCTTGTGCTCTGCACCCTTGTTCATTATTTTACGACTCCTTATCTGATGGCCAAGAACTCTCTGGCGAAAATGAATCCGTCGTGGGAAACCACTGCCGAATTGTTAGGTGACAGCTGGCTGCAAACAATCCGCCGGGTCATTCTGCCGAACTCTGCATCCACGGTGATCGAGATGGTCAGCTACTATTTTATCAATGCGATGGTGACCATTAGCGGAATTATCTTTCTAGTGACTGCCCAAACCTCGGTTGTTGCCAGCAAAATAAAAGAGCTGCAGCATTTCGCCAAATTTAATGAGGTGTTTGTTCTATCCATCCTGATCTTTTGCACCAACCTTATTATCAAGCTTCTAGGTGACTATCTCCAGAAACGGCAATCAAACTCTCGTTAG